A genomic window from Pseudonocardia broussonetiae includes:
- a CDS encoding Ppx/GppA phosphatase family protein — translation MSRVAAIDCGTNSIRLLVADASPDGSLRDVHREMRIVRLGQGVDASGVLAPEALERTRVALADYTAVLRRKGTERVRMVATSATRDAANRDDFFGMVRDTLGVDAEIVSGDEEAALSFVGAVGDLDAEDGPFVVVDVGGGSTELVVGELTGGKATVTAARSVDVGSVRITERCLHGDPPTADEVAEARRVAAGILDDAFAAVDVTGVRTWVGVAGTITTLSAVALGLDEYDSSAVHLSRLTGDDLHRVASELLGASREQRAAHGAIHLGRIDVIGGGALIVETLAAELRERAGITELVVSEHDILDGIARSIL, via the coding sequence ATGTCGCGAGTGGCCGCCATCGACTGCGGGACGAACTCGATCCGCCTGCTCGTCGCCGACGCGAGCCCCGACGGCTCGCTGCGCGACGTGCACCGCGAGATGCGGATCGTCCGGCTCGGCCAGGGCGTCGACGCCAGCGGCGTGCTCGCGCCCGAGGCGCTGGAGCGCACGCGGGTCGCGCTCGCCGACTACACCGCGGTGCTGCGGCGCAAGGGCACCGAGCGGGTCCGGATGGTGGCCACCTCCGCCACGCGCGACGCGGCCAACCGTGACGACTTCTTCGGCATGGTGCGCGACACCCTCGGCGTCGACGCGGAGATCGTCTCCGGCGACGAGGAGGCCGCGCTGTCCTTCGTCGGCGCCGTCGGCGACCTCGACGCCGAGGACGGCCCGTTCGTCGTCGTCGACGTGGGCGGCGGCTCCACCGAGCTCGTCGTCGGCGAGCTGACCGGCGGGAAGGCGACGGTCACGGCCGCGCGCTCGGTCGACGTCGGGTCGGTCCGGATCACCGAGCGCTGCCTGCACGGCGACCCGCCCACCGCCGACGAGGTCGCGGAGGCCCGCCGGGTGGCCGCCGGCATCCTCGACGACGCGTTCGCCGCCGTCGACGTCACCGGGGTGCGCACGTGGGTCGGCGTCGCGGGCACGATCACCACGCTGTCGGCCGTGGCGCTCGGGCTCGACGAGTACGACTCCTCGGCCGTGCACCTGTCCCGCCTCACCGGCGACGACCTGCACCGCGTCGCCTCGGAGCTGCTCGGCGCCTCCCGGGAGCAGCGCGCCGCGCACGGCGCCATCCACCTCGGCCGCATCGACGTCATCGGCGGCGGCGCGCTGATCGTCGAGACCCTCGCCGCGGAGCTGCGCGAGCGCGCCGGGATCACCGAGCTCGTGGTGAGCGAGCACGACATCCTCGACGGCATCGCGCGCTCGATCCTCTGA
- a CDS encoding cupin domain-containing protein — protein sequence MTDALEPVDVTVVDTLNEPWQDFPVPAINANLEHVPLLDDPETGTMAVKMVYRAGFVNTWHTHPCGHGMYVLEGTLRTHQGDYGVGSFVWFPEGGTMEHGATDDADCTFLFITNKAFDIHHVGSAHG from the coding sequence GTGACCGATGCGCTGGAGCCCGTGGACGTGACCGTCGTCGACACCCTGAACGAGCCGTGGCAGGACTTCCCGGTGCCCGCGATCAATGCGAACCTCGAGCACGTGCCGCTGCTCGACGACCCGGAGACGGGCACGATGGCGGTCAAGATGGTCTACCGCGCAGGGTTCGTGAACACCTGGCACACGCACCCGTGCGGCCACGGCATGTACGTGCTGGAGGGCACGCTGCGGACCCACCAGGGCGACTACGGCGTCGGCAGCTTCGTCTGGTTCCCCGAGGGCGGCACGATGGAGCACGGCGCCACCGACGACGCCGACTGCACGTTCCTGTTCATCACCAACAAGGCCTTCGACATCCACCACGTCGGCTCCGCCCACGGCTGA
- a CDS encoding NAD(P)/FAD-dependent oxidoreductase, with amino-acid sequence MARNTRIVVVGGGYVGMYTALRLQKKLRRSEAEITVIDPQPHMTYQPFLPEAAAGSIEPRHVVVPLRKVLKKCHHLTGRVTKIDHSQREVTAELSAGHVTTVGYDVLVVAPGSVARTLPIPGLAECGIAFKTVGEAIYLRNHVLSRLDAAATTIDPALRRRLLTFLVVGGGYAGIEALAELADMARYASRYYENIHREDIRWVLVEAANRIMPEVGPKMGRYTVERLLDADIEVNLDTRVKTLEGGHVVLDDGQSFDTDTIIWTAGVKPNPMLENTDLPRDERGRVVCTTELQVEGLPGVFCAGDCASVPDLSKDDPNAKTSPSAQHAVRQAKTLADNIVAHIRQRPLKQYKHNYAGSVASLGLYKGVAEIYGIKLRGIVAWFMHRTYHVSRMPTWNRRIRIVFDWTGALFLGREVVSLGQINDPRADFHRVAGGVRPAGQATQPPIGETAPDRVAAGGRA; translated from the coding sequence ATGGCACGCAACACGAGGATCGTCGTGGTCGGTGGCGGCTACGTGGGCATGTACACGGCGCTTCGCCTGCAGAAGAAGCTGCGACGGTCCGAGGCCGAGATCACCGTGATCGACCCCCAGCCGCACATGACCTACCAGCCGTTCCTCCCCGAGGCGGCCGCCGGCTCCATCGAGCCGCGCCACGTGGTCGTGCCGCTGCGCAAGGTGCTGAAGAAGTGCCACCACCTCACCGGTCGGGTCACGAAGATCGACCACTCGCAGCGCGAAGTCACCGCCGAGCTGTCGGCCGGGCACGTCACGACCGTCGGCTACGACGTGCTCGTCGTCGCCCCCGGGTCGGTCGCGCGCACCCTCCCGATCCCCGGGCTCGCGGAGTGCGGCATCGCGTTCAAGACCGTCGGCGAGGCCATCTACCTGCGCAACCACGTGCTGTCGCGGCTCGACGCGGCGGCCACCACGATCGACCCGGCGCTGCGCCGCCGGCTCCTCACGTTCCTCGTGGTCGGCGGCGGCTACGCCGGCATCGAGGCGCTGGCCGAGCTCGCCGACATGGCCCGCTACGCCAGCCGCTACTACGAGAACATCCACCGCGAGGACATCCGCTGGGTGCTCGTCGAGGCCGCCAACCGGATCATGCCCGAGGTCGGCCCGAAGATGGGCCGCTACACCGTCGAGCGCCTGCTCGACGCCGACATCGAGGTCAACCTCGACACCCGCGTGAAGACCCTCGAGGGCGGCCACGTCGTCCTCGACGACGGGCAGTCGTTCGACACCGACACCATCATCTGGACCGCGGGCGTCAAGCCCAACCCGATGCTGGAGAACACCGACCTGCCCCGCGACGAGCGCGGCCGCGTCGTCTGCACCACGGAGCTGCAGGTCGAGGGCCTGCCCGGCGTCTTCTGCGCGGGCGACTGCGCGTCGGTGCCGGACCTGTCGAAGGACGACCCGAACGCCAAGACCAGCCCCTCCGCGCAGCACGCCGTGCGCCAGGCCAAGACGCTGGCCGACAACATCGTCGCCCACATCCGCCAGCGGCCGCTCAAGCAGTACAAGCACAACTACGCCGGGTCGGTCGCCAGCCTGGGGCTCTACAAGGGCGTCGCGGAGATCTACGGCATCAAGCTGCGCGGCATCGTCGCCTGGTTCATGCACCGCACGTACCACGTCAGCCGGATGCCCACCTGGAACCGCCGGATCCGCATCGTCTTCGACTGGACCGGTGCCCTGTTCCTGGGCCGCGAGGTCGTGTCCCTGGGCCAGATCAACGACCCGCGTGCCGACTTCCACCGGGTCGCGGGTGGTGTGCGCCCGGCGGGCCAGGCCACCCAACCGCCGATCGGCGAGACCGCGCCGGACCGGGTGGCGGCGGGCGGGCGGGCCTGA
- a CDS encoding uracil-DNA glycosylase has product MDAAGFSSVAELDAALVDCRACPRLVEWRERVAREKRAAYRDEEYWGRPVPGIGPADASLLVVGLAPAAHGGNRTGRMFTGDRSGDVLFAALHAVGLTNQPTAVHRDDGLTLHGVRITAPVHCAPPDNKPTPAERDTCSGWLRAELALLRPRAVVALGGFGWQALLPVLGSVGWTIPRPRPVFGHGARVELAGPWPLQLFGSYHVSQQNTFTGRLTPAMLEDVLRAAAEAAGAAPIH; this is encoded by the coding sequence GTGGACGCCGCCGGGTTCTCCAGCGTCGCGGAGCTGGACGCGGCGCTCGTCGACTGCCGGGCCTGCCCGCGCCTGGTCGAGTGGCGCGAGCGGGTGGCCCGGGAGAAGCGCGCGGCCTACCGCGACGAGGAGTACTGGGGCCGCCCGGTGCCCGGCATCGGGCCGGCCGACGCGTCGCTGCTGGTCGTCGGGCTGGCGCCGGCTGCGCACGGCGGCAACCGCACGGGGCGCATGTTCACCGGCGACCGCTCCGGCGACGTCCTGTTCGCCGCGCTGCACGCCGTCGGCCTGACCAACCAGCCCACCGCCGTGCACCGCGACGACGGCCTGACCCTGCACGGCGTCCGCATCACCGCGCCGGTGCACTGCGCGCCGCCGGACAACAAGCCCACCCCCGCCGAGCGCGACACCTGCAGCGGCTGGCTGCGCGCCGAGCTCGCCCTGCTGCGCCCGCGCGCGGTGGTCGCGCTGGGAGGTTTCGGCTGGCAGGCGCTGCTGCCCGTCCTGGGCTCGGTGGGCTGGACGATCCCGCGGCCCCGACCGGTGTTCGGGCACGGGGCGCGCGTCGAGCTGGCCGGGCCGTGGCCGCTGCAGCTGTTCGGCAGCTACCACGTCAGCCAGCAGAACACGTTCACCGGACGGCTCACGCCCGCGATGCTGGAGGACGTCCTGCGGGCGGCGGCCGAGGCCGCCGGTGCCGCCCCGATTCACTGA
- a CDS encoding cytochrome P450, with protein MSTTEPVLDFNPLVSPHREDPHLFYRAARAQPPRMSPTLGAYMVTRYDDLRTVIDDPQTYSSAPAVPKIYANAPEVVEVLRRGGVPETNAVVNEDEPAHTPVRRVFDAGFTGARVRAMLPTMHATADALIDAFPAGGADLVGDYAVPFVQTVISAIIGFPPEDTAQIQVWTDDQTTLWNPLAPVEAHLAAAERMGEYTRYLQALIDERRAEPREDLLSDLVHGANGHPGLPDEYTHCIVRGAARVAGFDTTRDAITSTMYAVLADPAIRERVLADPVKAIPRATEEVLRRDAPHRGLFRLTTRDTTLGGTDLPAGTPLLLLFGSGNRDESVFPDPDAVDLDRPNMREHLAFGRGLHVCPGAPMARAEIRVALEHLVSRLPGMRLADGYEPVYIASYFFRGLESLDVTW; from the coding sequence GTGTCCACCACCGAGCCCGTCCTCGACTTCAACCCCCTGGTGTCGCCGCACCGGGAGGACCCGCACCTGTTCTACCGCGCCGCCCGCGCGCAGCCGCCCCGGATGAGCCCGACGCTGGGCGCGTACATGGTGACCCGCTACGACGACCTGCGGACCGTGATCGACGACCCGCAGACCTACTCGTCCGCGCCGGCCGTCCCGAAGATCTACGCGAACGCGCCCGAGGTCGTCGAGGTGCTGCGCCGCGGCGGCGTGCCCGAGACGAACGCCGTCGTCAACGAGGACGAGCCCGCGCACACCCCCGTCCGCCGCGTCTTCGACGCCGGGTTCACCGGCGCGCGCGTCCGGGCGATGCTGCCGACGATGCACGCCACCGCCGACGCGCTGATCGACGCGTTCCCGGCCGGCGGCGCCGACCTCGTCGGCGACTACGCGGTCCCGTTCGTGCAGACGGTGATCAGCGCGATCATCGGCTTCCCGCCGGAGGACACCGCGCAGATCCAGGTGTGGACCGACGACCAGACGACGCTGTGGAACCCGCTCGCGCCCGTGGAGGCCCACCTCGCCGCGGCCGAGCGGATGGGCGAGTACACGCGCTACCTGCAGGCCCTGATCGACGAGCGCCGCGCCGAGCCGCGCGAGGACCTGCTCTCCGACCTCGTCCACGGCGCGAACGGCCACCCCGGCCTGCCCGACGAGTACACGCACTGCATCGTGCGCGGCGCCGCCCGCGTGGCCGGCTTCGACACCACCCGCGACGCCATCACCTCGACGATGTACGCCGTGCTCGCCGACCCCGCGATCCGCGAGCGTGTGCTGGCCGATCCCGTGAAGGCGATCCCGCGCGCCACCGAGGAGGTGCTGCGCCGCGACGCCCCGCACCGCGGGCTGTTCCGGCTGACGACCCGCGACACGACGCTCGGCGGCACCGACCTCCCCGCCGGCACCCCGCTGCTGCTGCTGTTCGGCTCCGGCAACCGCGACGAGTCGGTGTTCCCCGATCCCGACGCCGTCGACCTCGACCGGCCCAACATGCGCGAGCACCTCGCCTTCGGCCGCGGCCTGCACGTCTGCCCGGGCGCGCCGATGGCCCGCGCCGAGATCCGCGTGGCGCTGGAGCACCTCGTGTCCCGCCTGCCCGGCATGCGCCTGGCCGACGGCTACGAGCCCGTCTACATCGCCAGCTACTTCTTCCGGGGGCTGGAGTCGCTCGACGTCACCTGGTGA
- a CDS encoding VOC family protein, with protein sequence MEQRLTLVTLGVADLARARAFYEALGWRGQEVQETVFYQAGGLALVLWDRALLAADCGVPDVRAGGFGGIALAHNVRSDAEVDDLLATAEGAGGAVTRAAGPTVLGFYSGVFTDPDGHVWEIAHNPGFVLAEDGTLTLPDFRVEGP encoded by the coding sequence GTGGAGCAGCGCCTCACCCTGGTGACGCTCGGCGTCGCCGACCTGGCCCGCGCCCGCGCCTTCTACGAGGCGCTGGGGTGGCGGGGCCAGGAGGTGCAGGAGACGGTCTTCTACCAGGCCGGCGGGCTCGCGCTCGTCCTCTGGGACCGCGCCCTGCTCGCCGCCGACTGCGGGGTGCCCGACGTCCGCGCGGGCGGCTTCGGCGGCATCGCGCTGGCGCACAACGTGCGCTCGGACGCCGAGGTCGACGACCTGCTCGCCACCGCCGAGGGCGCCGGCGGCGCCGTGACCCGGGCCGCCGGGCCCACGGTGCTGGGCTTCTACTCCGGCGTGTTCACCGACCCGGACGGCCACGTCTGGGAGATCGCGCACAACCCGGGCTTCGTGCTCGCCGAGGACGGGACGCTGACGCTGCCCGACTTCCGGGTCGAGGGTCCCTGA
- a CDS encoding RNA polymerase sigma factor, producing the protein MTGPTPDDVARVFAAEYGRAVSVLTRVLGDLDLAEDAVQEAFTEAARTWPGNGLPPSPAGWIITTARRRAIDRHRRESTRDARHAEAALLHAPAEVPEEEPVPDDRLRLVFTCCHPSLAPAAQVALTLRLLGGLTTPEIARAFLVPEATMAQRIVRAKGKIRDARIPYRVPSEAELPDRLRPVLAVVYLVFTTGHTAPSGDALVRADLCAEALRLGRLLHDLMPDEPEVAGLLALMLLTESRRAARTGSDGALVRLADQDTSLWDADLADEGRALVRACLRRNAPGPYQVQAAIQAVHSEPPTDWHQVLALYDLLLALTPTPVVALNRAVAVAEVHGPAAALEIVDGLDLDRYHLLHAVRADLLRRLGRADEAAAAVEAAIARTDNEAERAFLRSRR; encoded by the coding sequence ATGACCGGCCCCACCCCCGACGACGTCGCGCGCGTCTTCGCCGCGGAGTACGGGCGCGCGGTGTCGGTCCTGACCCGCGTCCTCGGCGACCTCGACCTCGCCGAGGACGCGGTGCAGGAGGCGTTCACCGAGGCCGCCCGCACCTGGCCCGGGAACGGGCTCCCGCCCAGCCCCGCCGGCTGGATCATCACGACGGCGCGGCGCCGTGCGATCGACCGGCACCGCCGCGAGTCCACCCGCGACGCCCGCCACGCCGAGGCGGCGCTGCTGCACGCCCCGGCCGAGGTGCCCGAGGAGGAGCCCGTGCCCGACGACCGGCTCCGCCTCGTCTTCACCTGCTGCCACCCCTCGCTGGCCCCGGCCGCGCAGGTCGCGCTCACGCTGCGCCTGCTCGGCGGCCTCACGACGCCCGAGATCGCGCGGGCGTTCCTCGTGCCCGAGGCGACGATGGCGCAGCGGATCGTGCGGGCCAAGGGCAAGATCCGCGACGCCCGCATCCCGTACCGGGTGCCGAGCGAGGCGGAGCTCCCCGACCGGCTGCGGCCCGTGCTCGCCGTCGTCTACCTGGTCTTCACGACCGGGCACACCGCCCCGTCGGGCGACGCCCTGGTGCGCGCGGACCTGTGCGCCGAGGCCCTGCGGCTGGGCCGGCTGCTGCACGACCTCATGCCCGACGAGCCCGAGGTGGCGGGGCTGCTCGCGCTGATGCTGCTGACGGAGTCGCGGCGGGCCGCACGCACCGGATCCGACGGTGCGCTGGTGCGTCTGGCCGACCAGGACACCTCGCTGTGGGACGCCGACCTGGCCGACGAGGGCCGCGCGCTCGTCCGCGCCTGCCTGCGCCGGAACGCGCCGGGTCCCTACCAGGTGCAGGCCGCGATCCAGGCCGTCCACAGCGAGCCGCCGACGGACTGGCACCAGGTCCTCGCCCTCTACGACCTGCTCCTCGCCCTCACCCCGACGCCGGTGGTCGCGCTGAACCGGGCCGTCGCGGTGGCCGAGGTGCACGGCCCGGCCGCCGCGCTCGAGATCGTCGACGGCCTCGACCTCGACCGCTACCACCTCCTGCACGCCGTCCGCGCCGACCTGCTCCGCCGTTTGGGCCGCGCCGACGAGGCGGCCGCCGCCGTCGAGGCCGCGATCGCGCGGACCGACAACGAGGCCGAGCGCGCGTTCCTGCGGTCGCGCCGCTGA
- a CDS encoding AraC family transcriptional regulator — MPGTSITTTDPSVAREECGRVYFPHRLTVLHDPRRFAMTLSAVSLGTVSAGLLGYAGEIRVETDELESGYEVNVPLDGDLRTWTGHADVCADPGTAAVYRPDGRTRLHGWAGGGRLFGLKIERAALEEVLEELTDRPVRSVVPIGARLDLRRGAGRQWWCLARALVDLAADPDGPLGQPVVARPLARSVVAGFLHASDHPYRDLLAARPAAPRPATIRQAVDLLEEAPEQPWTVTDLARRVGLTTRGLQAGFARHLGVAPMAHLRRVRLERAHLDLLAADPARCSVADVAGRWGFTHLGRFAAVYRERYGRPPSHDLRTVR, encoded by the coding sequence ATGCCCGGCACGTCGATCACGACCACGGACCCGTCCGTGGCGCGCGAGGAGTGCGGGCGGGTCTACTTCCCGCACCGCCTCACGGTCCTGCACGACCCCCGCCGGTTCGCGATGACGCTGTCGGCCGTCTCGCTCGGGACGGTGTCGGCGGGGCTGCTGGGCTACGCCGGGGAGATCCGCGTCGAGACCGACGAGCTCGAGTCCGGTTACGAGGTGAACGTCCCGCTCGACGGCGACCTGCGCACCTGGACCGGTCACGCCGACGTCTGCGCCGACCCCGGCACGGCCGCGGTGTACCGGCCCGACGGCCGCACCCGGCTGCACGGCTGGGCGGGCGGCGGGCGGCTGTTCGGGCTCAAGATCGAGCGTGCTGCGCTGGAGGAGGTGCTGGAGGAGCTGACCGACCGGCCGGTGCGGTCGGTCGTGCCGATCGGGGCGCGGCTCGACCTCCGTCGCGGCGCGGGCCGGCAGTGGTGGTGCCTGGCGCGGGCCCTGGTCGACCTCGCCGCCGACCCCGACGGCCCGCTCGGGCAGCCGGTCGTGGCGCGCCCGCTGGCCCGCAGCGTCGTCGCCGGGTTCCTGCACGCCTCCGACCACCCCTACCGGGACCTGCTCGCCGCGCGCCCCGCCGCGCCACGGCCGGCGACGATCCGCCAGGCCGTCGACCTGCTGGAGGAGGCACCGGAGCAGCCGTGGACCGTCACCGACCTCGCCCGCCGCGTCGGGCTCACGACCCGCGGCCTGCAGGCCGGGTTCGCGCGGCACCTGGGCGTCGCGCCGATGGCCCACCTGCGCCGCGTCCGCCTGGAGCGCGCGCACCTCGACCTGCTCGCCGCCGACCCGGCCCGCTGCTCGGTCGCCGACGTCGCAGGCCGGTGGGGCTTCACGCACCTCGGCCGGTTCGCCGCGGTCTACCGCGAGCGCTACGGCCGGCCGCCGTCGCACGACCTGCGGACGGTGCGCTGA
- a CDS encoding dihydrofolate reductase family protein: MPRRLVAQQWISLDGFASGPDGEGAIFEAVEDFSQSEAHNAALLPSVDVVLLGRRTYESFVAFWPEAHDEPMAEHVNTVRKVVCSSTLDAAPWGRFAPAEVARDAAAHVRDLRASDGGDVLLWGSLAVMRSLLRERLVDELDLLVAPVLLGAGTPLVAPDGPYALTQLGGDVWPSSTHVRCAVRYT, translated from the coding sequence GTGCCCCGCCGCCTCGTCGCCCAGCAGTGGATCTCCCTCGACGGCTTCGCCTCGGGTCCGGACGGGGAGGGGGCGATCTTCGAGGCGGTCGAGGACTTCTCGCAGAGCGAGGCCCACAACGCCGCGCTCCTCCCGTCGGTCGACGTCGTGCTGCTCGGGCGCCGCACCTACGAGTCGTTCGTGGCGTTCTGGCCGGAGGCGCACGACGAGCCGATGGCCGAGCACGTCAACACCGTCCGCAAGGTGGTGTGCTCGTCCACGCTCGACGCCGCGCCGTGGGGCCGGTTCGCCCCGGCCGAGGTCGCGCGCGACGCGGCGGCGCACGTCCGCGACCTGAGGGCCTCCGACGGCGGCGACGTCCTGCTGTGGGGGTCGCTCGCGGTCATGCGGTCGCTGCTGCGCGAGCGGCTCGTCGACGAGCTCGACCTCCTCGTCGCCCCGGTCCTGCTCGGCGCGGGCACCCCGCTCGTCGCGCCCGACGGCCCGTACGCGCTCACCCAGCTCGGCGGGGACGTGTGGCCGTCGTCGACGCACGTGCGCTGCGCGGTCCGCTACACGTAG
- a CDS encoding YciI family protein — MPQYLLTIHQPDGDPPPPEVLGPIMEGLDALNEEMQANGTWVFAAALHPPGTATVVRVRGEETLLTDGPFAEGKEHVGGFTVIRAADLDEALHWGGRLARVLAPLSIEVRPIHGGA; from the coding sequence ATGCCCCAGTACCTGCTCACCATCCACCAGCCCGACGGCGACCCGCCGCCGCCCGAGGTGCTCGGCCCGATCATGGAGGGCCTGGACGCGCTCAACGAGGAGATGCAGGCCAACGGCACCTGGGTGTTCGCGGCCGCCCTGCACCCGCCGGGCACGGCCACCGTGGTGCGGGTGCGCGGCGAGGAGACGCTGCTCACCGACGGCCCGTTCGCGGAGGGCAAGGAGCACGTCGGCGGGTTCACCGTGATCCGCGCGGCCGACCTCGACGAGGCCCTGCACTGGGGCGGGCGCCTCGCGCGCGTCCTCGCGCCGCTGTCGATCGAGGTCCGGCCGATCCACGGCGGCGCATGA